The Shewanella sp. MTB7 genome includes a window with the following:
- a CDS encoding sulfatase family protein — protein sequence MCKQLVTIINIIFVIGLFTHTNVLASEVKPNIVILYADDMGSGDLTSFNQNSKIPTPNLDQLAAQGMSFTDAHSSSGICSPSRYALLTGRYHWRKFHSIVKSFGPSVFADERLTLPEMLQQKGYTTAAIGKWHLGWNWDAIRKDARPKNGVNLGVSHEDFDWSKAIPDGPLDHGFDYYFGDTVINFPPYVWIENDRVTEVPDTMVDARLWKNKEGKMEYRKGPMITGWDPYENIPMTTQKGIDYIKKQAKGDKPFFLYFAYPSPHAPIIPNDEFDNTSKAGPYGDLMVETDDSIGQLLTALNEAGIADNTLVIFSSDNGPENYAYLRDEKFDHWSSFPYRGLKRDIYEGGHRVPMIVRWPRKVLMNSNTDELVSQIDIMATLASLVGFELPNSAAEDSYDLLPLWTGQSKRSTRDSIIHNTYENSYAIRSHDWSLIAAKTGNHNGRLDRFNYADWQKRHGYRTDDNEKGQLFDIKNDRGQRHNVIEKHPEKAEELKTLLQKIRLQGYSRPTEHNIDASNFKKVTEKIR from the coding sequence ATGTGTAAACAGTTAGTCACGATAATAAATATTATCTTTGTTATTGGTTTGTTTACTCATACCAATGTTTTAGCTTCAGAGGTTAAGCCCAATATTGTTATTTTGTATGCTGATGATATGGGTTCAGGTGATTTAACCAGTTTTAATCAAAACTCCAAAATTCCCACTCCTAATTTAGATCAACTGGCTGCTCAAGGGATGAGTTTTACTGATGCACACTCTTCATCAGGAATATGCTCACCTTCACGTTATGCTCTACTCACGGGCCGTTATCATTGGCGTAAATTCCATAGTATTGTTAAATCTTTCGGGCCTTCAGTTTTTGCTGATGAGCGTTTAACTCTTCCTGAAATGTTACAACAGAAAGGTTACACCACAGCAGCGATTGGTAAATGGCACCTTGGTTGGAACTGGGATGCTATTCGTAAAGATGCTCGCCCCAAAAATGGTGTTAACCTTGGTGTGAGTCATGAGGATTTTGATTGGTCTAAAGCGATACCGGATGGTCCACTGGATCATGGTTTTGATTATTATTTTGGTGATACTGTGATTAATTTCCCTCCCTATGTTTGGATAGAAAATGATCGTGTAACTGAAGTCCCCGATACTATGGTTGATGCAAGACTTTGGAAAAATAAAGAAGGTAAAATGGAATACAGAAAGGGACCCATGATCACCGGTTGGGATCCTTATGAGAATATTCCTATGACCACACAAAAAGGAATTGATTACATCAAAAAACAGGCTAAAGGTGATAAACCATTTTTTTTATATTTTGCCTATCCTTCACCCCATGCGCCGATTATTCCTAATGATGAATTTGATAATACGTCTAAAGCAGGCCCCTATGGTGACTTGATGGTTGAAACCGACGACTCTATTGGTCAGTTGTTAACCGCATTAAATGAGGCGGGTATTGCCGACAATACGTTAGTGATTTTTTCATCGGATAATGGGCCAGAGAATTATGCATATTTACGAGATGAAAAATTTGATCACTGGTCGTCTTTTCCATATAGAGGATTAAAGCGAGATATATATGAAGGGGGGCACCGTGTGCCTATGATAGTGCGTTGGCCGAGGAAAGTCCTTATGAACAGTAACACCGATGAGTTGGTGTCTCAGATCGACATTATGGCAACACTTGCTAGTTTAGTCGGTTTTGAATTACCTAATAGTGCTGCAGAAGACTCTTATGATTTACTGCCATTGTGGACGGGTCAATCAAAACGAAGTACACGAGATTCGATTATTCATAACACCTATGAAAATAGCTATGCTATTCGCAGCCATGACTGGAGTTTAATTGCCGCTAAAACAGGTAATCACAATGGTCGCTTAGACAGGTTTAATTATGCCGATTGGCAGAAAAGGCATGGTTACCGAACGGATGATAATGAGAAAGGTCAATTGTTTGATATAAAAAACGATCGTGGCCAACGGCATAATGTTATTGAAAAGCATCCTGAAAAGGCAGAAGAGCTTAAGACGTTACTGCAGAAAATACGTCTGCAAGGCTATTCACGTCCCACTGAGCACAACATTGATGCATCTAACTTCAAAAAGGTCACCGAAAAAATTCGATGA
- a CDS encoding GntR family transcriptional regulator — protein sequence MSNKTYLFKQSINRMLQHIADLPSGQNIMANDIELTKLLSISRTTVRACVEHLCEMGVIKRSGPNKLVLRQATKNDYYDIEDKNSTKDVQIEKYFLNLINTGKLLPGDRFSELNLAQNSGCTTITVREFLIKFSSNGLIEKIPRGRWKMVKFDEDFAHELVLFRQMVEMRAITELLKQPKEDPIWHELTQLLLQHQAVRADIKNRYLEFPDLDKALHYAIKKSTRNRFVNQFYDIVSFVCHYHYQWDKTGEFERFTVAIDEHIDILNNLVTHNTAGAIMSMEKHLQTAEITLLRCVHGLEH from the coding sequence ATGAGCAATAAAACCTATTTATTTAAACAGTCTATTAATCGTATGCTGCAACATATTGCAGATCTTCCTAGTGGACAAAATATTATGGCGAATGATATTGAACTCACAAAATTACTGAGTATTAGTCGCACAACGGTGAGAGCCTGTGTAGAACATCTTTGTGAAATGGGAGTAATTAAGCGTAGTGGCCCGAATAAACTAGTGCTTCGCCAAGCAACTAAAAATGACTATTACGATATAGAAGACAAAAACTCAACCAAAGATGTACAGATAGAAAAATACTTCCTTAATCTTATCAATACAGGGAAACTACTGCCTGGAGATCGATTTTCTGAACTTAACCTTGCACAAAATTCTGGTTGTACCACCATTACCGTTCGTGAGTTTCTCATTAAATTTTCAAGTAATGGTTTAATAGAGAAAATACCTCGTGGTCGCTGGAAGATGGTAAAGTTTGACGAAGATTTTGCTCATGAATTAGTCTTGTTCAGACAAATGGTAGAAATGCGAGCTATCACTGAACTGCTAAAACAGCCTAAAGAAGATCCAATTTGGCATGAGCTTACACAATTGTTACTCCAACACCAAGCTGTGAGAGCTGATATAAAAAATCGTTATTTAGAATTCCCTGATTTAGATAAAGCATTACATTATGCGATTAAAAAAAGCACTAGAAATCGCTTTGTTAATCAATTTTACGATATTGTTTCTTTTGTCTGTCATTACCACTATCAGTGGGATAAAACAGGAGAGTTTGAACGTTTTACTGTCGCAATTGATGAACATATAGACATATTAAACAATCTTGTTACCCATAACACAGCAGGCGCTATTATGAGTATGGAGAAGCACTTACAAACGGCAGAAATCACATTACTTCGTTGTGTACATGGTTTAGAGCATTAA
- a CDS encoding sulfatase-like hydrolase/transferase, whose amino-acid sequence MKLFKLLSSIAVVLSVAACYVSKNTTVASLANEARNRPNIIVILADDMQVGVTGYEGHPIIKTPNIDKLARNGTVFTKGFATSAVCMPSRTSLLTGLYERRHGINFNSNSSMIQQAYNQTYPMLLKDAGYFVGWVGKNHTPIGKNAQGVLGYNSGVMERSFDYWYASHGHLSFYPKDHKRHAIFKNAQADSQIEILEEGMENFMEPNEAFKAGYTFLDSRPKDQPFALLINFNVPHSNSTGSMQLRDSDLALYKTTYRDKLAEVTIPETYIAEKDIKMPKLPKSVYSGEYIKSYNYVKTADDLKERKIREMQTISGIDKLLGKLVGNLEKQKIADNTIIVFTSDHGLMHGEFGLGGKVHLYDPSVCIPMVVYDPRIKNKADKSHELVALIDLAPTLLDLTDTPVPDEMQGKSLKPLMQDIQIETVQWRQEIFLENMMTIQNYPRMEGVRTHQWKYIRYFDKRNDQLYADMSVSSINGEQPIYEELFDLVNDPNEIKNLIKEPANQKVIKKLRTINADLVKEYRGDKPLNTHINEKRRF is encoded by the coding sequence ATGAAACTTTTCAAATTATTATCAAGCATAGCCGTTGTTTTGAGTGTGGCAGCTTGTTATGTTTCTAAAAATACGACTGTAGCGAGCTTAGCTAATGAAGCAAGGAACCGACCTAATATAATTGTTATTCTTGCTGATGATATGCAAGTAGGAGTGACTGGTTATGAAGGTCATCCGATTATCAAAACCCCCAATATTGATAAGTTGGCTCGCAATGGCACTGTGTTTACTAAAGGCTTTGCTACTAGTGCGGTCTGTATGCCAAGTCGTACCAGCTTATTAACCGGCTTATACGAACGACGCCACGGGATTAATTTTAATTCGAATAGCAGCATGATACAGCAGGCTTACAATCAAACTTATCCAATGCTACTCAAAGATGCTGGTTACTTTGTTGGCTGGGTGGGGAAAAATCACACTCCAATTGGTAAAAATGCACAAGGTGTTTTGGGTTATAACAGCGGTGTCATGGAGCGTAGTTTTGATTATTGGTATGCCAGTCATGGTCATTTAAGCTTTTATCCAAAAGATCATAAACGTCACGCTATTTTTAAAAATGCACAAGCAGACAGCCAAATTGAGATCCTTGAAGAAGGTATGGAAAACTTTATGGAGCCAAATGAGGCGTTTAAAGCAGGATATACCTTTCTTGATAGTCGCCCTAAAGATCAGCCCTTTGCTTTATTAATCAATTTCAATGTACCTCATTCGAATAGCACAGGCTCTATGCAACTACGAGATAGTGATTTAGCACTGTATAAAACAACGTATCGAGACAAGTTAGCTGAAGTCACTATTCCTGAAACTTATATTGCAGAAAAAGATATCAAAATGCCTAAATTACCAAAGTCAGTCTACAGCGGCGAGTATATCAAATCTTATAATTATGTAAAAACGGCAGATGACTTGAAAGAGCGTAAAATTAGAGAGATGCAAACTATATCCGGTATTGATAAGTTACTAGGGAAATTAGTTGGTAATTTAGAAAAACAAAAAATCGCAGATAATACTATTATCGTTTTTACCTCTGATCATGGCTTGATGCATGGTGAATTTGGTCTAGGTGGGAAGGTACACCTTTATGATCCATCGGTATGTATTCCAATGGTGGTTTATGACCCTAGAATTAAAAATAAAGCAGACAAAAGTCATGAACTCGTCGCTTTGATTGATCTTGCACCAACCTTACTTGATTTAACCGACACGCCTGTACCTGATGAAATGCAAGGTAAAAGTTTGAAGCCATTAATGCAAGATATTCAAATTGAAACAGTTCAATGGCGACAAGAAATTTTTCTTGAAAATATGATGACCATTCAAAATTATCCTCGTATGGAAGGTGTTAGAACACATCAATGGAAATATATCCGTTATTTTGATAAAAGAAATGATCAGCTTTATGCTGATATGAGTGTTTCTTCTATTAATGGTGAACAGCCTATTTATGAGGAGTTGTTTGATTTAGTTAATGATCCGAACGAGATTAAAAACCTTATTAAGGAGCCTGCAAACCAAAAAGTCATCAAAAAATTGCGGACAATAAATGCTGATTTGGTTAAGGAGTACCGAGGCGATAAACCGCTCAATACTCACATCAATGAAAAGAGACGTTTTTGA
- a CDS encoding PKD domain-containing protein: MNIKYIKYLGLAGAFLCLSAQSAQAPLSLSQPDILNQTKLQKMPPLDNTKLRQRDALERATSSENVILKFAEPIKVAITPSDWQSQRQTQNGKTSDMSVWRTKIVSSGALSLNFGFSEYFMPEGGSLHIYTPDYAQKIRPFTVKDNDDHGQLWTPMLKGDTVIIEVNVPTKQLKQLKLKLSAVNHGYLGSDPKDIYETLSGSCNVDVSCSAGDEWRDQVRSAAAISLGGSGFCSGGALNNTANDGRGFFLTAFHCGINAGNAPSLVTYWNFENSFCRAPDSGDSGGPGDGTLDQFNTGAIFRAGHSPSDMTLVELDDPFDPGHNVFLAGWNAVDETSTSAVAIHHPNVDEKRISFEDDATTITSYSGNATPGDGTHVRVIDWDLGTTEGGSSGSHLFDQNKRVIGQLHGGGAACGNDQSDWYGRIHTSWDGGGTASTRLSTWLDPESTGQMAIDGMNATDPGDNQLPVASINGPYLGFVDTVVNFSSTGSEDPDGTIVSYLWGFGDDSDASELENPSHVYSARGNFEVSLKVTDDEGASRTAYTQAAVFDQGQDELISGEPRTDLSAETGEPIYFYMQVPANATALEFVTAGASGDADLYVKQGSLPTLSDYDCRSFSGSSNETCSFPTPEAGVWYVMVNAYATYDGLTLTGSFEADETNQPPVASFDASFNDADGTFTSTSTDADGNIVSWAWDFGDGNTDTGENTSHSYISSGNYTVSLTVTDDGGAQETASQSYDVTVPVSDIEASIIRTLKSRRGSVMVDLSWNGANGDKVSIYRDDEMVAETNNDGRFRDRFRTNADSPDSVDYKICDASGCSNTMTANY; encoded by the coding sequence ATGAATATTAAATACATTAAATATCTTGGCTTAGCAGGTGCGTTTCTTTGCTTAAGCGCACAGAGTGCTCAAGCACCTCTGTCCTTGTCTCAACCTGACATATTAAATCAAACAAAATTACAAAAAATGCCGCCCTTGGATAACACCAAGCTCAGACAACGTGATGCGCTCGAACGGGCAACAAGCTCAGAAAACGTAATATTAAAATTTGCTGAGCCTATCAAGGTGGCTATCACGCCTAGCGATTGGCAATCACAACGCCAAACTCAAAATGGCAAAACAAGTGATATGTCTGTTTGGCGTACCAAAATAGTCTCTTCCGGTGCATTATCCTTGAACTTCGGTTTTAGCGAATATTTTATGCCAGAAGGTGGCTCATTACATATTTACACTCCAGATTATGCTCAAAAAATTCGCCCCTTCACGGTGAAAGACAATGATGACCACGGTCAATTGTGGACGCCAATGTTAAAAGGCGACACCGTCATCATTGAGGTCAATGTCCCCACCAAGCAACTTAAGCAACTTAAGCTCAAACTCAGTGCCGTTAACCACGGTTACCTAGGATCAGACCCTAAAGACATCTATGAAACACTGTCTGGTTCTTGTAATGTCGATGTATCGTGTAGCGCCGGAGACGAGTGGAGAGATCAGGTTCGCTCAGCTGCGGCAATTAGCTTGGGAGGCTCAGGATTCTGTTCAGGCGGCGCCTTAAATAACACTGCAAACGATGGGCGTGGATTCTTCCTAACCGCCTTTCACTGTGGCATTAATGCAGGTAACGCGCCTTCACTGGTAACCTACTGGAATTTTGAGAACAGTTTTTGTCGTGCGCCTGACAGTGGCGACAGTGGTGGACCGGGTGATGGTACTTTGGATCAGTTTAATACTGGCGCGATCTTCCGTGCAGGTCACTCACCTTCTGACATGACCTTGGTCGAGCTCGATGATCCTTTTGATCCTGGTCATAACGTTTTCCTTGCTGGTTGGAATGCGGTAGATGAAACCTCGACTTCTGCTGTCGCCATTCATCACCCCAATGTAGATGAAAAGCGAATTAGCTTTGAGGATGACGCGACTACAATCACTTCCTATAGCGGTAACGCAACGCCAGGAGATGGCACCCATGTTCGCGTCATCGATTGGGATTTAGGGACGACCGAAGGTGGCTCATCAGGTTCTCATCTGTTCGATCAAAACAAACGCGTCATTGGACAACTCCACGGCGGCGGTGCAGCATGTGGCAATGACCAGTCTGATTGGTATGGTAGAATTCACACTTCATGGGATGGCGGCGGTACAGCTAGCACCCGTCTAAGTACTTGGCTTGATCCGGAAAGTACTGGTCAAATGGCCATCGACGGCATGAATGCAACCGATCCTGGAGATAACCAACTTCCAGTTGCGAGCATCAATGGTCCATACCTAGGCTTTGTTGATACCGTCGTTAACTTCAGCAGCACAGGATCTGAAGATCCAGATGGTACTATTGTCAGCTACCTTTGGGGCTTTGGCGATGACAGTGATGCCAGTGAACTTGAAAATCCATCACACGTCTATTCTGCACGCGGAAACTTTGAAGTGTCTCTGAAAGTGACCGATGATGAAGGTGCATCAAGAACAGCCTATACTCAGGCAGCTGTTTTCGATCAGGGTCAAGATGAACTCATTTCAGGTGAACCAAGAACCGATCTCAGCGCTGAAACCGGTGAGCCAATCTACTTTTATATGCAAGTCCCCGCCAACGCCACGGCGTTGGAATTTGTCACCGCTGGCGCATCTGGTGATGCCGACCTGTATGTTAAGCAAGGTTCACTGCCGACATTAAGCGACTATGATTGTCGCTCATTCTCTGGAAGCAGTAACGAGACTTGTAGCTTCCCGACACCTGAGGCTGGGGTCTGGTATGTGATGGTCAATGCTTATGCTACTTACGATGGACTGACACTCACTGGCTCATTTGAAGCCGATGAGACGAATCAGCCACCTGTCGCCAGTTTCGACGCCAGTTTTAATGATGCTGATGGAACCTTCACCAGCACCAGCACAGATGCTGATGGCAACATCGTTAGCTGGGCTTGGGATTTCGGAGATGGTAATACTGACACTGGAGAAAATACCAGCCATAGCTATATCAGCTCAGGAAACTACACCGTTTCCTTAACCGTTACTGATGATGGTGGTGCTCAAGAGACAGCGAGTCAGAGTTACGATGTTACTGTGCCGGTAAGCGATATCGAAGCCTCCATAATCCGCACACTTAAGTCACGTCGAGGCAGTGTGATGGTTGATCTGTCTTGGAATGGTGCAAACGGTGACAAGGTCAGCATCTATCGTGATGATGAGATGGTTGCTGAAACCAATAACGACGGCCGCTTCCGTGACCGCTTCAGAACCAATGCCGACAGTCCAGACAGCGTTGACTACAAAATTTGTGACGCTTCAGGCTGCTCTAACACCATGACCGCTAACTACTAG
- a CDS encoding RsmB/NOP family class I SAM-dependent RNA methyltransferase yields the protein MVDALNTSQTNSTEQETDALSFDNLHAETPAQKRALSYANTIFQLFHQVMDKQHPADRVVGEYFRINKKHGSKDRRVIRESVFALFRWWGWLSKFNVLQETEQKEQAWFTILTINAHLESHPWNDFISAWEAFSGIKQIKSVTQFNSAVQRCDWLSNQFDSLSFTTDELVPDWFWKVCPNDNTEQRLALIESLSSRPPIWGRVQNIDVHDAINTLTKLDIPATGSEFFSDSINLGNKNINLNGLALYKDGELEIQDLGSQVVGQICQPKADDNWWDTCSGAGGKSLQLRSLMLQQNKHATGTIVASDIRRKPLEELTKRAKRAGFKGITTAPWKSDELPVKHAHFDGVLVDAPCSCTGTWRRNPDMRWIDNLNAVMDKPALQLDILSRSSKAVKTGATLVYATCSLSPLENEAVVKAFLASNDDFSLEVTTHPFTSVQATMHTVMPYQADTDGMFVARMIRN from the coding sequence ATGGTCGACGCCTTGAACACAAGCCAAACTAACTCAACAGAGCAAGAAACAGATGCGCTCTCTTTCGACAATCTACACGCTGAGACTCCGGCACAAAAACGCGCGCTAAGTTATGCCAACACCATTTTCCAGCTATTTCATCAGGTCATGGATAAGCAACACCCCGCAGATCGCGTGGTGGGTGAGTACTTTCGAATCAATAAGAAACATGGTTCAAAAGACAGACGAGTGATCCGTGAGAGCGTATTTGCACTATTTCGTTGGTGGGGCTGGCTAAGCAAGTTCAATGTTCTACAAGAAACAGAACAAAAGGAGCAAGCTTGGTTCACCATTTTGACCATCAACGCCCATTTAGAATCTCATCCTTGGAATGACTTTATTTCGGCTTGGGAAGCATTTTCTGGTATCAAACAGATAAAATCAGTTACACAGTTCAACAGTGCAGTGCAAAGATGTGACTGGCTCAGTAATCAATTTGATTCACTCTCATTTACCACCGATGAACTGGTACCCGATTGGTTCTGGAAAGTGTGTCCCAACGACAATACAGAACAACGTTTAGCGTTAATAGAATCTCTGTCATCCCGTCCTCCAATCTGGGGACGGGTGCAAAACATTGATGTTCATGACGCCATAAACACGCTAACTAAATTAGATATCCCAGCGACTGGCAGTGAGTTTTTCAGTGATAGCATCAATCTAGGTAACAAGAATATTAACCTTAACGGTCTAGCACTTTATAAAGATGGCGAGTTAGAAATTCAAGATCTCGGTTCTCAAGTCGTTGGCCAGATCTGCCAACCTAAAGCTGATGATAACTGGTGGGACACTTGCAGTGGAGCCGGTGGAAAAAGCTTGCAGTTAAGATCTTTAATGCTGCAACAAAACAAACACGCGACAGGCACTATTGTCGCTTCTGATATTCGCAGAAAACCGCTTGAGGAGCTAACTAAACGCGCCAAACGTGCTGGTTTTAAAGGCATCACCACCGCCCCGTGGAAATCAGATGAATTGCCTGTTAAACATGCTCACTTTGATGGTGTGCTAGTGGATGCCCCTTGTAGTTGTACCGGCACTTGGCGGCGCAACCCTGATATGCGTTGGATAGATAACCTAAACGCAGTCATGGATAAACCCGCTCTTCAATTAGATATCTTGAGTCGTTCCAGTAAAGCGGTGAAAACCGGCGCTACCTTGGTATATGCCACATGCTCTCTCTCGCCTCTAGAAAATGAAGCGGTGGTTAAGGCATTTTTGGCATCAAATGATGACTTCAGCTTAGAGGTCACCACACATCCATTTACCAGTGTTCAAGCTACTATGCACACAGTGATGCCTTATCAGGCTGATACCGATGGTATGTTTGTAGCTCGAATGATTCGTAATTAA
- a CDS encoding sulfatase family protein, giving the protein MTESFNNTVLCFFVRLVSAFSSWSAYAENSQRVNVNRPNIILIMADDLGYGDTGFTGNNIIKTPSLDQMAKEGVVMTNFHSGGSVCSPTRGTFLTGRHHYRYGIFWANIGRLPKEEITLSEILQQKGYMTGHFGKWHLGTLSKDFSAKGKKRKPLENFSPPTLHGYDSSFVTESAVALWDPSKGKIAVNTPFGLDGVALEPADVSLKGGASKVVMDRVLPFIEKAVKKGQVFFTVIWFHAPHMDVVAGPEYLAQYKGHGEAAHYYGVVTEMDQQIGRLRDELKRLGIDKNTLITFTSDNGPEGEKANGRSAGVTDGLKGRKRDLYEGGVRVPTFALWPGNIKAGSTINTASSTLDYLPTINEIVDYQMPDNRPIDGASILSLLVGGNANSHSTQSEQQVLKRTKAIPSIRDKLSLIEGNYKLVTSFNHIEKPTLYNLKLDRSETTDIAMKHPQIVKAMTRKIKIFIASAKASHRGEDYPNENFKVVDSWPQSFP; this is encoded by the coding sequence GTGACAGAGTCCTTTAATAATACTGTGTTGTGCTTTTTTGTTAGGTTAGTTTCTGCTTTCAGTAGTTGGTCTGCCTATGCTGAAAATAGCCAAAGGGTCAATGTTAACCGACCTAATATAATTCTTATTATGGCGGACGACCTTGGTTACGGTGATACGGGCTTTACTGGTAACAATATCATCAAAACGCCAAGTCTAGATCAAATGGCCAAAGAAGGCGTTGTTATGACTAACTTTCATTCTGGCGGTTCTGTGTGTTCTCCTACGCGTGGTACCTTCCTTACTGGGCGTCATCATTATCGTTATGGCATATTCTGGGCAAATATTGGGCGTTTACCAAAAGAGGAGATCACTCTAAGCGAAATTCTCCAGCAGAAGGGCTACATGACAGGACATTTTGGTAAGTGGCATTTAGGGACTTTGAGTAAAGACTTTTCAGCTAAGGGTAAGAAACGTAAACCCTTAGAAAACTTTTCTCCGCCTACTTTGCATGGTTATGATAGCTCCTTTGTGACTGAATCAGCGGTAGCCTTGTGGGATCCATCCAAAGGAAAAATAGCTGTTAATACCCCATTTGGGCTTGACGGCGTTGCACTTGAACCAGCTGATGTCAGCTTAAAAGGGGGAGCAAGTAAAGTTGTTATGGATAGGGTGTTACCTTTTATAGAGAAAGCGGTTAAAAAAGGGCAAGTGTTTTTCACTGTTATTTGGTTTCATGCACCGCATATGGATGTCGTTGCAGGACCTGAATATCTCGCACAATACAAAGGTCATGGTGAAGCGGCACATTATTATGGCGTAGTGACTGAAATGGACCAACAGATCGGCCGTCTTAGAGACGAGCTAAAACGACTTGGTATAGATAAAAATACCTTAATTACTTTTACTAGTGACAATGGTCCGGAAGGTGAGAAAGCTAACGGCAGGAGCGCGGGCGTAACTGATGGCTTAAAAGGGCGGAAACGAGATTTATACGAGGGGGGAGTTCGCGTACCAACTTTTGCTTTATGGCCTGGCAATATTAAAGCTGGCAGTACTATTAATACAGCTTCCTCTACATTAGATTACCTGCCTACCATTAATGAAATCGTTGATTATCAAATGCCTGATAATCGACCAATAGACGGCGCAAGTATTTTATCATTACTGGTCGGTGGTAACGCTAATTCTCACAGTACGCAATCTGAGCAGCAAGTATTGAAGCGCACTAAAGCCATCCCTTCTATTAGAGATAAGTTATCTCTAATAGAAGGCAACTATAAGTTAGTAACTAGTTTTAATCATATTGAAAAACCAACGTTATATAATTTGAAGTTAGACCGGAGTGAAACAACCGATATTGCAATGAAACACCCTCAAATAGTTAAAGCAATGACAAGAAAAATTAAAATATTCATTGCTTCGGCAAAAGCAAGTCATCGTGGTGAAGATTACCCAAATGAAAATTTCAAAGTCGTTGATAGTTGGCCACAAAGCTTCCCATAA